A section of the Leptospira terpstrae serovar Hualin str. LT 11-33 = ATCC 700639 genome encodes:
- the sufC gene encoding Fe-S cluster assembly ATPase SufC: MSAILEIKSLHANVGDKTILRGVNLTIGPGEVHAIMGPNGSGKSTLSNVILGHPKYSITSGDILFRGESILNKTTDERARLGLFLSFQYPTALPGVTIGNFLKSILKAHRGKDVPVKEFKQELKQSMDLLEVPQSFIGRYVNDGFSGGEKKRAEILQMSLLKPVLSILDETDSGLDIDALRIVSEGINSNRNPERSILLITHYQRMLNYIVPDFVHVFADGRILETGGKDLSLKLEEVGYDWILEREGVK, from the coding sequence TTGTCCGCTATTCTCGAAATTAAATCTCTACATGCCAATGTAGGGGACAAAACGATCCTCCGGGGGGTTAATCTGACCATAGGTCCTGGCGAAGTCCATGCCATTATGGGACCCAATGGATCTGGAAAGAGTACTCTTTCCAATGTCATTCTCGGCCATCCGAAATATTCAATTACTTCTGGAGACATCCTCTTTCGGGGGGAGTCCATTTTAAATAAAACAACAGATGAAAGAGCAAGGCTCGGATTATTTTTATCCTTCCAATACCCAACTGCCCTACCGGGTGTTACTATCGGAAATTTTTTAAAATCCATCCTCAAGGCACATAGAGGAAAAGACGTTCCAGTAAAAGAATTCAAACAAGAATTAAAACAATCCATGGATCTACTCGAAGTTCCCCAGTCGTTTATCGGTCGTTATGTGAATGATGGTTTTTCTGGTGGCGAAAAAAAACGGGCTGAAATTTTACAAATGAGTTTGTTAAAACCAGTTCTTTCCATTTTGGATGAAACTGATTCTGGTCTTGATATAGATGCTCTTCGTATTGTTTCGGAAGGAATTAATTCCAACAGAAATCCGGAACGTTCCATTTTACTCATCACTCACTACCAACGTATGTTGAACTATATTGTGCCGGATTTTGTACATGTATTTGCAGATGGAAGAATTTTAGAAACTGGTGGCAAAGATCTTTCCTTAAAATTAGAAGAAGTGGGTTATGATTGGATTTTGGAGAGAGAAGGAGTCAAATGA
- a CDS encoding SufD family Fe-S cluster assembly protein, with protein MNSSLTRNRLVLSKERTKVFRKSILEIWNQLEIPTDSNESWRKFPLGAVDWKELQFDPKDIFSASEENSTESLLSEEVIDGILSDILKYIPKDYFAYLSLLAAPSYELILVDEGESEFGFEELGDLPKFSVRIFYLKSGRTAKTEIRLENIHETDALHMTSSLDFYIAEESSYWEILDRESSDLDLYRFRNVSILSRSDSQVKFHHFPIGGFRSKLFLHAHLLGKGAEVIVDGVSALGGRNLKDLEMEMYHHADHTTSKISYKAIVTDKSHHIFTGNLIIPPNLKKVTAHQESFNLSLNKKARAEANPKLEVLAEDVSCTHGATVGDIDEEQYFYLLSRGLTPAESKSLLVTAFYGETIHSIGFSEEVKLSLESQIREILVGGK; from the coding sequence ATGAATTCCTCACTCACGAGAAATCGATTGGTTCTCTCAAAAGAACGAACAAAAGTATTTCGCAAGTCCATTTTAGAAATTTGGAACCAATTAGAAATTCCGACCGATTCCAATGAGTCTTGGAGAAAATTTCCCTTAGGTGCAGTGGATTGGAAGGAATTACAATTTGATCCCAAAGATATTTTTTCCGCGTCTGAAGAAAACTCCACAGAATCTTTGTTATCCGAGGAAGTGATCGATGGAATCCTTTCTGATATTTTAAAATACATACCGAAAGATTATTTTGCTTATTTAAGTTTGCTTGCCGCACCAAGTTATGAACTCATTCTTGTGGACGAAGGCGAGAGTGAGTTTGGTTTTGAAGAATTGGGAGATTTGCCAAAGTTTTCTGTTCGTATCTTTTATTTGAAATCGGGTCGAACTGCAAAAACGGAAATACGATTAGAAAACATTCACGAAACTGACGCCCTACATATGACTTCTTCTTTAGACTTTTATATCGCAGAAGAGTCGTCCTATTGGGAAATTTTAGATAGAGAATCAAGTGATTTAGATTTATACCGGTTTCGTAATGTTTCGATACTCTCTCGATCTGACTCTCAAGTGAAATTTCACCATTTCCCCATCGGGGGTTTTCGTTCGAAATTGTTTTTACATGCCCACTTACTGGGAAAAGGTGCGGAAGTGATTGTGGATGGAGTTTCTGCCCTTGGGGGAAGAAATCTCAAAGATTTGGAAATGGAAATGTACCACCATGCGGATCATACCACAAGCAAAATCAGTTATAAGGCAATCGTTACAGACAAATCTCACCATATTTTTACAGGAAATTTGATTATTCCACCAAACTTAAAAAAGGTGACTGCACACCAAGAATCATTTAATCTTTCTTTAAATAAAAAAGCAAGAGCCGAAGCAAATCCAAAATTGGAAGTGCTCGCAGAAGATGTATCTTGCACTCACGGAGCCACAGTGGGTGATATTGATGAAGAACAGTACTTTTATCTTCTTTCTCGTGGTTTAACTCCTGCCGAGTCCAAGTCCTTACTTGTGACTGCTTTTTACGGTGAGACCATCCATTCCATTGGTTTTTCTGAAGAAGTGAAATTGTCATTGGAATCTCAGATCAGAGAGATTCTTGTAGGAGGCAAATAA
- a CDS encoding Rieske (2Fe-2S) protein produces the protein MAFKKLISVTDVKEGSLVVVKTRHFPVVVTRVEGEYYAFEDSCTHDGEEISCGKLEGCVITCPRHFAKFDVRSGEVLALPATEPLVIFPVRVVGDDLEVDLEAV, from the coding sequence ATGGCCTTTAAAAAGTTAATCTCTGTAACGGATGTAAAGGAAGGTAGTTTGGTCGTTGTCAAAACCCGCCATTTCCCTGTAGTAGTGACTCGAGTTGAGGGAGAATATTACGCCTTTGAAGATTCTTGTACTCATGATGGAGAAGAAATCTCTTGTGGAAAATTGGAAGGTTGTGTTATCACTTGCCCCAGACATTTTGCGAAATTTGATGTCCGCAGTGGAGAGGTATTGGCCCTGCCTGCTACAGAACCACTGGTGATCTTTCCTGTTCGAGTAGTGGGTGATGATTTGGAAGTGGATTTGGAGGCTGTATGA
- a CDS encoding cysteine desulfurase has product MSLDPYQIRKDFPILSRILPNGKPLVYLDNGASSQKPKSVIDATNDYYTNDNANIHRGVYYLSQHATELFERTRIKTSHFFQAQCAKAIIFTRGTTDSINLVAQAWGRTNIGEGDEIVLSVQEHHSNLVPWQMLALEKKAFLKFIPIQEDTTYDLSNLNEIITKRTKLVAISQMSNVTGTIHDLTKIIDRVRQVGAKILVDGAQAACHMPIHLVDMDVDFYAFSGHKMLGPTGVGVLFGKEEILEAMPPWLGGGDMIESVELESSTYAALPAKLEAGTPNIAGVIGFSHALDYLQKIGMKNIKEHERMLTEYALERLNLIGGLQIYGTEDLDKRGGVVSFTMDGIHPHDVGSILDEEGVAIRVGHHCCQPLMKQLNIPGTCRASFYLYNTKEDIDALVHSIDKVKSIFGRVARK; this is encoded by the coding sequence ATGAGTTTAGATCCTTACCAAATACGAAAAGACTTCCCAATTCTTTCTCGCATTTTACCAAACGGAAAACCCCTGGTGTATTTAGACAATGGGGCATCCTCACAAAAACCAAAATCGGTCATTGATGCAACTAACGACTATTATACAAATGATAATGCTAATATTCATAGAGGTGTGTATTACCTTTCTCAACATGCCACCGAACTTTTTGAACGTACAAGAATCAAAACTTCTCATTTTTTCCAGGCTCAATGTGCCAAGGCAATTATCTTCACTCGTGGAACAACAGATTCGATAAACCTCGTCGCACAGGCCTGGGGTAGAACCAATATTGGAGAAGGGGATGAGATTGTTTTATCTGTCCAAGAACACCACTCCAATTTAGTACCTTGGCAAATGTTAGCCTTAGAGAAAAAAGCTTTTTTAAAATTCATTCCGATTCAGGAAGATACCACTTACGACTTATCAAACCTAAATGAGATCATCACCAAACGAACAAAACTCGTTGCGATAAGCCAAATGTCCAATGTGACAGGTACGATCCACGACCTAACAAAGATTATCGATCGAGTTCGGCAAGTGGGAGCCAAAATTTTGGTCGATGGGGCACAGGCTGCCTGCCATATGCCAATTCATTTGGTAGATATGGATGTTGATTTTTATGCTTTTTCTGGCCACAAAATGCTCGGTCCCACAGGTGTCGGAGTGCTCTTTGGCAAAGAAGAAATTTTGGAAGCAATGCCCCCTTGGCTTGGTGGTGGGGATATGATTGAATCTGTGGAACTAGAAAGTTCTACCTATGCGGCTCTCCCTGCAAAACTGGAAGCTGGTACTCCAAATATCGCAGGTGTGATTGGATTTAGTCATGCATTAGATTATTTACAAAAAATAGGAATGAAGAATATCAAAGAACACGAACGGATGTTAACCGAATATGCCTTAGAAAGGTTAAATCTGATTGGTGGACTTCAAATTTATGGAACGGAAGATTTAGACAAAAGAGGGGGAGTGGTTTCATTTACTATGGATGGAATCCATCCACATGATGTCGGCTCCATCTTAGACGAGGAAGGAGTTGCCATTCGAGTGGGTCACCACTGCTGTCAACCACTGATGAAACAATTAAACATTCCTGGAACCTGTCGTGCTTCGTTCTATCTTTACAATACAAAAGAAGATATCGATGCCTTAGTTCATTCTATTGATAAAGTAAAATCAATATTCGGTCGTGTCGCAAGAAAGTAA
- a CDS encoding iron-sulfur cluster assembly scaffold protein — MSQESNLEDFLRWKSFAVWKKPEGEHRIVKGLNPLCGDEIIFYYQWEKDNSLQILGIGGESCSICSAAAGLLFKNKTALKQKDFQSYLQERKNFLDGVDSRLFQDPEEISFFKTLRTHPGRYRCGLLPWQTLVKLSEEMI; from the coding sequence GTGTCGCAAGAAAGTAACTTAGAAGATTTCCTGCGTTGGAAATCCTTTGCAGTTTGGAAAAAACCAGAGGGAGAACATCGAATAGTAAAAGGACTGAATCCTCTCTGTGGGGATGAAATTATATTTTACTACCAATGGGAAAAGGACAATTCCCTCCAAATTTTAGGAATCGGTGGTGAGTCTTGTTCGATTTGTTCTGCGGCTGCAGGACTCCTCTTTAAAAATAAAACAGCACTTAAGCAGAAGGATTTTCAGTCTTACTTACAAGAGAGAAAAAATTTTTTAGATGGGGTGGATTCTCGCTTGTTTCAAGATCCAGAAGAGATATCCTTTTTTAAAACCCTTCGAACCCATCCTGGTCGTTATCGTTGTGGGCTTTTGCCCTGGCAAACCTTAGTAAAATTGAGTGAGGAAATGATATGA
- a CDS encoding metal-sulfur cluster assembly factor, whose product MIRDPETEKEWEVFHSVRMVEDPEIGISLIELGLIYDIKVEGEKADITMTYTSLACPAGPQMKQDIENHALRVDGITEAVVHVVWNPKWEPRAMASEEAKMQMGIFD is encoded by the coding sequence ATGATACGTGATCCTGAAACAGAAAAAGAATGGGAAGTATTCCATAGTGTTCGCATGGTAGAAGATCCAGAAATTGGAATTTCACTGATTGAACTAGGTCTTATTTATGATATCAAAGTGGAAGGGGAAAAAGCGGACATCACCATGACCTACACTTCTCTTGCTTGTCCTGCAGGTCCGCAGATGAAACAAGACATTGAAAACCATGCACTCCGTGTAGACGGAATTACTGAAGCTGTTGTCCATGTGGTTTGGAATCCGAAATGGGAACCTCGTGCCATGGCAAGTGAAGAAGCTAAAATGCAAATGGGGATCTTCGATTGA
- the ggt gene encoding gamma-glutamyltransferase — protein sequence MNFKFGTRILLVLLLSFNGCESISFLQNSFQSKPTNAFVIPQIEGASDKRDRYEFTGKEIIIASDHPLASQAGMEVWKQGGNVVDVFAAASFAISVLRPHSTGLFGGGFAVVYLPSKGKWAYDFRERSPKKGVSSFYLNEDGTVIPEKTLKGAYSAGVPGTVQGILQIQKQHGKLPLSSVIAPAIRYARNGFSVYGDLAFAVSKTWSQMNPTMQIVFGIDNRPIREGELLLQEDLAKTLERIVENAEKEFVDGKTVQLVSDYYSEFQEFITAEDFKNYQVKVSEPLASNVWGHTLLTMPPPSSGVHLVTMMHLYSEMQNRNSFPKGDVGEMIRITEAMRVAYRDRAELGGDPLFTNIPVSKLLSQTYAKEETNEIERKVVSGSWPSPSDETKKPESYNTTHISILDKEGNAVSTTQSVNGIFGAVQMVKGTGLILNNTMDDFAVAPGVPNLYGLVGSKANSIEPGKTPLSSMSPSILLEPSGKTKIVIGAPGGSQIPTSIFNTLYRYLIQKRDLYESVSYPRIHHQFRPDRIFLDPEIKDSYPQSELPFYQVQYIRHRAKVFAITREGDRLIGVSDPKGEGVPLGF from the coding sequence TTGAATTTTAAATTTGGAACTAGGATTCTACTGGTTCTCTTACTTTCGTTTAACGGTTGTGAGTCGATTTCTTTCCTCCAAAATTCGTTTCAATCCAAACCTACAAATGCTTTTGTTATTCCACAAATTGAAGGTGCTTCTGATAAACGCGACCGGTATGAATTTACTGGAAAAGAAATCATTATCGCTTCAGACCATCCATTGGCTTCTCAAGCAGGAATGGAGGTTTGGAAACAAGGTGGAAATGTGGTGGATGTATTTGCCGCTGCAAGTTTTGCCATCTCTGTCCTTCGTCCTCACTCTACAGGGTTATTTGGCGGTGGATTTGCTGTTGTTTATTTACCATCAAAAGGGAAGTGGGCCTATGATTTTCGGGAACGTTCCCCAAAAAAAGGTGTATCCTCATTTTATTTGAACGAGGATGGGACTGTCATCCCAGAGAAAACTCTAAAAGGAGCTTATAGTGCTGGAGTTCCAGGAACGGTGCAAGGGATTTTACAAATCCAGAAACAACATGGAAAACTACCATTAAGTTCTGTTATTGCACCTGCAATTCGTTATGCGAGAAATGGGTTTTCAGTTTATGGGGATTTAGCTTTTGCCGTCTCTAAAACTTGGTCTCAAATGAACCCGACCATGCAAATCGTTTTTGGGATTGATAACCGTCCCATAAGGGAAGGAGAACTTCTTTTGCAAGAAGATCTTGCCAAAACATTAGAACGAATCGTTGAAAATGCAGAAAAGGAATTTGTGGATGGGAAAACGGTTCAGTTGGTTTCAGATTACTATTCCGAGTTTCAAGAATTTATCACAGCCGAAGATTTTAAAAATTACCAAGTAAAGGTAAGTGAACCTTTGGCAAGTAATGTTTGGGGACATACCCTTCTTACCATGCCTCCCCCTAGTTCAGGGGTCCATCTTGTGACAATGATGCATTTGTATTCCGAAATGCAAAATCGTAATTCATTTCCCAAGGGAGATGTAGGAGAAATGATTCGTATTACGGAAGCTATGCGAGTGGCTTACCGAGATCGTGCGGAACTTGGTGGAGATCCTCTATTCACAAATATTCCTGTTTCTAAACTTTTGTCGCAAACATATGCCAAAGAGGAGACAAACGAAATTGAAAGGAAAGTTGTTTCTGGAAGTTGGCCTTCTCCGAGTGATGAAACGAAAAAACCAGAATCTTATAACACCACGCATATCTCTATTCTTGATAAAGAAGGAAATGCAGTTTCTACAACCCAGTCTGTGAATGGAATCTTTGGTGCTGTCCAAATGGTCAAAGGAACAGGACTTATTTTAAACAATACCATGGACGATTTTGCCGTGGCTCCAGGAGTGCCTAACCTGTATGGCCTAGTTGGTTCTAAAGCCAATTCAATCGAACCTGGGAAAACTCCCCTCTCTAGTATGAGTCCAAGTATCCTTCTCGAACCATCGGGAAAAACAAAGATAGTGATTGGTGCCCCCGGTGGTTCTCAGATTCCTACTTCTATTTTTAATACACTCTACCGGTATTTGATTCAAAAACGTGATCTTTATGAAAGTGTTTCCTATCCACGGATCCACCACCAGTTTAGGCCCGATCGGATTTTTTTGGATCCGGAAATAAAAGACAGTTATCCTCAGTCGGAATTACCCTTTTATCAAGTCCAATATATTAGGCATCGTGCGAAAGTATTTGCCATAACGAGAGAGGGGGACCGCTTGATCGGCGTGTCTGATCCCAAAGGGGAAGGAGTCCCTTTAGGTTTTTAA
- the gshA gene encoding glutamate--cysteine ligase: MKRKLLTSTKKNSTNSLLSKEYRACLLSAKHGLERESVRVDGKSQISQKPHPKALGSSLTHPLIKTDFAEAQIEYATNIHKSIPDALKELTELHAFTAKNLESEYLWPFSMPPILPAENKIEVGNYGTSAEGRKKTIYRNGLGHRYGKKMQTISGVHYNISFDTCLLSIVSEKRFKKPLTPETKSQIYFDTIRNFYRISPALLYLFGSSSLTDITFTEENKQIKKSDSKTLKAPFATTLRLSSIGYTSKVQGKYPISVNSLEEYAYGMCHVVSKSYSLYKQYNGKPTNQLNDHILQLENEYYSLVRPKQVPKGEERVVDALVERGVEYLEIRLLDLDPFSPIGVEENRLYFLHLVLLYCMLNESPKSDLAEMADWRKNQEVTTWFGRKEDTKVQFLGKEIPLRELVYQLFVEIQPIADLLDENDASGPFSKAWEAQWEKWDDPSHLGSEMSELDLEIHKSSFREFGLTLAKSHKEELLQYSLSPNKIKYFEDLSVQSIYEQQKIETLEGSHLKKNQKPIQIKPLKLCSGV; the protein is encoded by the coding sequence ATGAAACGAAAGTTATTAACATCAACAAAAAAGAATTCAACCAATAGTTTATTATCAAAAGAATATAGAGCCTGTTTGCTAAGCGCCAAACATGGATTAGAAAGGGAAAGTGTGAGGGTGGATGGAAAATCGCAAATTTCGCAAAAACCACATCCAAAAGCCTTAGGATCAAGCCTTACTCATCCGTTAATCAAAACGGATTTTGCCGAAGCGCAAATTGAGTATGCTACCAATATTCACAAATCCATTCCCGATGCCTTAAAAGAACTTACTGAGTTACATGCCTTTACTGCAAAGAACTTAGAATCGGAATACCTTTGGCCATTCAGTATGCCACCAATTTTACCTGCTGAGAATAAAATTGAAGTAGGAAATTATGGAACTTCAGCAGAAGGGCGGAAAAAAACCATCTATCGCAATGGCCTTGGGCATCGGTATGGAAAAAAAATGCAAACCATCTCTGGGGTTCATTACAATATCTCTTTCGATACTTGTTTATTGTCCATTGTCTCGGAAAAAAGATTTAAAAAACCATTAACTCCTGAAACAAAATCACAAATCTATTTTGATACCATTCGGAATTTTTATAGAATTTCTCCCGCATTATTATATTTATTTGGTTCATCAAGTTTAACAGACATAACATTTACGGAAGAGAATAAACAGATTAAAAAAAGTGATTCAAAAACCCTCAAAGCTCCATTTGCAACTACACTGCGATTGTCTAGCATTGGTTATACGAGCAAAGTCCAGGGGAAATATCCTATCTCCGTTAATTCTTTGGAAGAATATGCGTATGGGATGTGTCATGTAGTTTCCAAGTCCTATTCTCTCTACAAACAGTATAATGGGAAACCAACGAACCAACTCAATGACCATATTTTGCAGTTAGAAAACGAATACTATTCTCTCGTTCGACCCAAACAAGTTCCGAAAGGAGAGGAAAGGGTAGTGGATGCACTTGTGGAAAGAGGTGTAGAGTATTTAGAAATCCGTCTTTTGGATTTGGATCCATTTTCACCCATTGGTGTTGAAGAAAACCGCCTTTATTTTTTACATTTAGTTTTACTCTATTGTATGTTAAATGAATCACCTAAATCTGATTTGGCGGAAATGGCAGATTGGAGAAAAAACCAAGAAGTGACCACTTGGTTTGGAAGAAAAGAAGATACAAAGGTTCAATTTTTAGGAAAGGAAATCCCATTACGGGAATTGGTTTACCAACTTTTTGTGGAAATCCAACCCATAGCCGACCTTTTAGATGAAAATGATGCAAGCGGCCCCTTTAGTAAAGCTTGGGAGGCACAGTGGGAAAAATGGGATGATCCTAGTCATTTAGGGTCAGAGATGTCTGAGTTAGATTTAGAAATTCATAAATCAAGTTTCCGTGAGTTTGGGCTCACACTTGCCAAATCACATAAGGAAGAATTGTTACAGTATTCCCTTTCTCCTAACAAAATCAAATACTTCGAAGACCTAAGTGTTCAGTCGATTTACGAACAACAAAAGATCGAAACATTGGAAGGAAGCCATTTAAAGAAAAATCAAAAACCCATCCAAATCAAACCTTTAAAACTGTGTAGTGGAGTTTGA
- the gshAB gene encoding bifunctional glutamate--cysteine ligase GshA/glutathione synthetase GshB yields the protein MNDTKALPSGFEDLEISTQIIIRDAMARGITVEMVDRKENFLRLKQGSHIEFVKEASKTRLDSLMTYLVMENKIASKLVLDENGIRVPIGRNYSSLEDALKDYEFFLDKKKVIKPVTTNFGLGIGISNPGDSKEKFTNFVQVALGLSSSIIIEEFIEGPEYRFLVLGEEVIAVCNRVPANVVGDGKSSIRQLIVKKNEDPRRGEGHKTALEKIQMSAVEEAILKDQALDFDSIPDLGKQIFLRKNSNISTGGDSLDMTDAVHPEFKSIAVSCAKAAGAVICGIDIISSQIELKPDPKTYAILEINFNPVLYIHEFPYSGKPRFVGDKILDLLGFT from the coding sequence GTGAACGATACAAAAGCCTTGCCTTCTGGTTTTGAAGATTTAGAAATTTCCACACAAATCATCATTCGGGATGCAATGGCTCGGGGCATTACAGTTGAAATGGTAGATAGAAAAGAAAACTTTCTACGGCTGAAACAAGGGTCGCATATAGAATTTGTCAAAGAGGCAAGTAAAACCCGTTTAGATAGCCTTATGACTTATCTAGTGATGGAGAATAAAATTGCCTCCAAATTGGTGTTAGATGAAAATGGGATTCGTGTTCCGATAGGAAGAAATTATTCTTCATTAGAAGATGCGCTTAAAGATTATGAATTCTTTTTAGACAAAAAGAAGGTGATCAAACCTGTTACCACTAACTTTGGATTAGGAATTGGAATTTCTAACCCAGGGGATTCCAAAGAAAAATTTACAAACTTCGTGCAAGTGGCCCTCGGACTTTCCAGTTCCATTATCATTGAGGAATTTATTGAAGGCCCTGAGTATCGGTTTTTAGTATTAGGTGAAGAAGTGATTGCTGTTTGCAACCGAGTGCCAGCCAATGTGGTGGGTGATGGGAAAAGCTCCATCAGGCAATTGATTGTTAAGAAAAATGAAGATCCCAGGCGCGGGGAAGGCCACAAAACCGCTTTGGAAAAAATACAAATGTCTGCTGTGGAAGAAGCCATCTTAAAAGACCAGGCTTTGGATTTTGACTCGATTCCAGATTTGGGTAAACAAATTTTTCTTAGGAAAAATTCCAATATTTCTACAGGCGGAGATTCCTTGGATATGACCGATGCAGTACATCCAGAATTCAAATCCATTGCTGTTTCTTGTGCAAAGGCGGCAGGTGCTGTGATTTGTGGGATTGATATCATTTCCTCACAAATAGAATTGAAACCGGATCCAAAAACTTATGCCATTCTTGAAATCAACTTCAATCCGGTTTTATACATCCATGAATTTCCTTATTCCGGCAAACCAAGGTTTGTGGGAGATAAGATCTTAGATTTACTTGGATTTACTTGA
- a CDS encoding glutathione S-transferase N-terminal domain-containing protein, which yields MIRLYQYDTCPYCQRVIRAAESLGLVLGKDIEFVEASYGTPGRAEVVRLGGQSQVPFLVDGSVQMYESADIIAYLRSKYS from the coding sequence ATGATTCGCCTCTACCAGTATGACACTTGCCCTTACTGCCAACGAGTGATTCGCGCTGCCGAATCCCTTGGGCTTGTCTTGGGTAAGGATATAGAATTTGTAGAGGCATCCTACGGGACACCGGGCAGGGCCGAAGTGGTACGACTCGGAGGCCAGTCCCAAGTTCCTTTTCTTGTGGATGGGTCTGTACAAATGTATGAATCCGCAGATATCATTGCCTACCTCAGATCCAAATATTCTTAA
- the grxD gene encoding Grx4 family monothiol glutaredoxin translates to MEQELKDKIESLIKSENVFLFMKGTPEMPQCGFSAGVVTTLKQLGIPFGSFNVLSDMKIREGIKEYTNWPTIPQLYIKGEFVGGHDITIQMAQSGELTKKAG, encoded by the coding sequence ATGGAACAAGAGTTAAAGGATAAAATTGAATCCTTAATAAAATCAGAAAATGTTTTTCTTTTTATGAAAGGAACACCAGAAATGCCACAATGCGGATTCTCTGCAGGTGTTGTAACAACCCTAAAACAACTTGGAATTCCTTTCGGTTCGTTTAATGTTCTATCTGATATGAAAATCAGAGAAGGAATTAAAGAATACACCAACTGGCCCACCATCCCTCAACTTTATATTAAGGGTGAATTTGTTGGTGGTCATGACATCACCATCCAAATGGCCCAGTCGGGTGAACTAACAAAAAAAGCGGGCTAA
- a CDS encoding BolA/IbaG family iron-sulfur metabolism protein has product MTIPEIQKKIEDGLPGCKVEILDPYRDGVHIKAVVTFAGFTGKGLIEQHRMVYATLKDELKEEIHALALETRSE; this is encoded by the coding sequence ATGACAATCCCTGAAATCCAAAAGAAAATTGAAGATGGCCTACCTGGCTGCAAAGTGGAAATTTTAGATCCCTATCGGGATGGAGTCCATATCAAAGCTGTGGTTACTTTTGCCGGATTTACTGGCAAAGGTCTCATAGAACAACACCGTATGGTCTATGCCACTTTGAAAGATGAATTAAAAGAAGAAATCCATGCATTGGCATTGGAAACTAGGAGCGAATAA
- a CDS encoding glutathione S-transferase family protein: MTKPVLVSFKLCPFVQRSVINLLEKKVDYDIKYIDLTNKPEWFLKISPFGKVPVLQIGDDVIFESAVINEYLDETNTPALHPTDPIQRAKHRSWTEFASALLVDQYGWTMAKEKIDSDKKRDELLSKFKILEAGLPTPTGSTFYFSGSKMHLVDTAFAPFFMRMQFLADHNREFYLLGDFPKIQKWSETLLSLPSVKNSVLPEVPKEYLEFIKAHQSWMGGKL, translated from the coding sequence ATGACCAAACCCGTTCTTGTTAGTTTTAAACTTTGCCCTTTTGTCCAACGTTCTGTGATTAATCTTTTAGAGAAAAAAGTAGATTACGATATCAAATACATTGACCTAACAAACAAACCAGAGTGGTTTTTAAAGATTTCTCCTTTTGGAAAAGTTCCCGTCTTACAGATAGGAGACGATGTGATTTTTGAATCAGCAGTGATCAATGAATATTTAGATGAAACCAATACACCAGCGCTTCACCCGACAGATCCCATCCAAAGAGCCAAACACCGTTCCTGGACAGAATTTGCCAGTGCCCTTCTTGTGGACCAGTACGGATGGACAATGGCCAAAGAAAAAATAGACTCAGATAAAAAAAGGGACGAACTCCTTTCCAAATTCAAAATTTTAGAAGCAGGACTTCCCACGCCCACTGGTTCGACCTTTTACTTTTCTGGTTCCAAAATGCATTTAGTAGACACTGCCTTCGCCCCGTTCTTTATGCGTATGCAATTTTTGGCAGACCATAACAGAGAATTCTATTTACTTGGAGATTTTCCAAAAATCCAAAAATGGAGTGAAACTCTACTTTCACTGCCATCGGTAAAGAATTCTGTTTTACCGGAAGTGCCTAAGGAATATCTTGAATTTATCAAAGCCCACCAATCTTGGATGGGAGGAAAGCTATAG
- a CDS encoding BolA family protein: protein MESETKESRQTRMESILKNQFAPQSFSLTDVSLEHAGHPGMTKGSKETHFRLQMVSSKFIGKSTVENHRAVYAELGEEFKKGLHALEMDLSSPEHQSN, encoded by the coding sequence ATGGAATCAGAAACTAAAGAATCAAGACAAACTCGGATGGAATCCATCCTAAAGAATCAATTTGCACCTCAAAGTTTTAGTCTTACCGATGTTTCCCTGGAACATGCGGGACATCCCGGTATGACAAAAGGATCCAAGGAAACCCATTTCCGATTGCAAATGGTCTCCTCCAAATTTATAGGTAAGTCCACTGTGGAAAACCACCGAGCGGTCTACGCCGAACTTGGGGAGGAATTTAAAAAAGGCCTCCACGCATTAGAAATGGATCTATCTTCTCCCGAACACCAGTCTAATTGA